A stretch of Castanea sativa cultivar Marrone di Chiusa Pesio chromosome 2, ASM4071231v1 DNA encodes these proteins:
- the LOC142624320 gene encoding sugar transport protein 13: MAGGFGPTGGGGTEFEAKITPIVIISCIMAATGGLMFGYDVGVSGGVTSMPSFLKKFFPVVYEKTQQNQDSNYCKYDNQNLQLFTSSLYLAGLTATFFASYTTRKLGRRITMLIAGVFFLIGTAFNAAAQDLAMLIIGRILLGCGVGFANQAVPLFLSEIAPTRIRGGLNILFQLNVTIGILFANLVNYGTAKIHGGWGWRVSLGLAGIPAGLLTVGALFVVDTPNSLIERGHLDEGKAVLKRIRGTDNVEPEYLELVEASRVAKEVKHPFRNLLKRRNRPQLIIAVALQIFQQFTGINAIMFYAPVLFNTLGFGGDASLYSAVITGAVNVLSTIVSIYSVDKVGRRMLLLEAGVQMFLSQVVIAIILGIKLKDHSEDLGKGYAILVVVLVCTFVSSFAWSWGPLGWLIPSETFPLETRSAGQSVTVCVNLVFTFVIAQAFLSMLCHFKFGIFLFFSGWVFIMSVFVLFLLPETKNIPIEEMTERVWKRHWLWKRFMDDDHYDHVGAVTNGEKKNGFSNGFDPSSQL; the protein is encoded by the exons ATGGCCGGAGGATTCGGTCCAACAGGTGGTGGCGGCACGGAGTTTGAGGCCAAAATCACACCTATTGTCATCATTTCCTGCATAATGGCCGCCACCGGTGGTCTCATGTTTGGTTACGATGTTGGTGTTTCTG GTGGTGTTACTTCTATGCCTTCCTTCTTGAAAAAGTTTTTCCCAGTGGTTTATGAGAAGACTCAGCAAAATCAGGACAGTAATTACTGCAAATATGATAatcaaaatttgcaattgttcACATCATCGTTGTACCTTGCCGGTTTAACGGCGACGTTTTTCGCGTCCTACACGACTCGAAAGCTCGGCCGTAGGATAACCATGTTGATTGCTGGGGTTTTCTTCTTAATTGGGACAGCTTTTAACGCTGCAGCCCAAGATCTTGCCATGCTCATTATTGGTAGAATCTTGCTTGGTTGTGGAGTTGGTTTTGCTAATCAG GCGGTTCCACTGTTTCTTTCTGAGATTGCACCAACAAGAATACGTGGAGGTTTGAACATTTTATTTCAACTCAATGTCACAATCGGCATTCTCTTTGCCAACCTTGTCAATTACGGAACTGCTAA AATCCATGGGGGTTGGGGTTGGAGAGTGTCACTGGGTCTGGCTGGCATTCCTGCGGGACTCCTAACTGTGGGGGCTCTCTTCGTGGTAGATACTCCTAACAGTCTCATAGAACGTGGTCACTTGGATGAAGGAAAAGCTGTGCTTAAAAGAATCCGAGGCACTGATAATGTCGAACCTGAATACTTGGAACTTGTTGAGGCAAGCCGTGTGGCTAAAGAAGTCAAGCACCCCTTCAGGAATCTCCTCAAGCGTAGGAATCGTCCCCAGCTTATCATTGCAGTAGCTTTGCAG ATCTTCCAGCAATTCACTGGCATCAATGCAATCATGTTTTATGCTCCAGTGCTATTCAACACTCTTGGATTTGGTGGTGATGCATCCCTATACTCAGCTGTGATAACAGGAGCTGTTAATGTCCTCTCCACCATTGTGTCTATCTACTCAGTGGACAAAGTGGGGCGTCGAATGCTCTTATTGGAAGCTGGCGTCCAAATGTTCCTTTCTCAAGTGGTGATAGCAATCATTCTAGGAATTAAGCTTAAGGACCATTCTGAAGACCTTGGCAAAGGTTATGCAATCCTTGTTGTTGTTCTGGTGTGCACATTTGTATCATCTTTTGCATGGTCTTGGGGACCTCTAGGTTGGCTCATCCCTAGTGAGACATTCCCACTAGAAACTCGTTCAGCTGGACAGAGTGTAACTGTGTGTGTCAACTTGGTCTTCACTTTTGTTATAGCACAAGCTTTCCTCTCAATGCTCTGCCATTTCAAGTTTGGTATCTTTTTGTTCTTCTCTGGCTGGGTTTTCATCATGTCAGTCTTTGTTCTATTTCTGCTCCCGGAGACAAAGAATATCCCAATTGAAGAGATGACTGAGAGAGTGTGGAAAAGGCACTGGTTATGGAAGAGATTTATGGATGATGACCATTATGACCATGTTGGAGCAGTTACCAAtggtgaaaagaaaaatgggttCAGTAATGGATTTGATCCTTCTTCTCAGCTATAA
- the LOC142624058 gene encoding mavicyanin-like, with protein MALVERAFVLFMVMAFVHVSNAAVYKVGDSAGWTTLGNINYKQWAAIKTFEVGDIIRFEYNAQFHNVMRVTHAMYKTCNTSAPLATYTTGNDSITITTRGHHFFFCGVPGHCQAGQKVDINVPRNISSTAVTPSALISPKSPSAPSALAPSPNKAAPTLNTLKGGFGMLGFAMAFLALFASGCA; from the exons ATGGCTTTGGTGGAGAGAGCCTTTGTTCTTTTCATGGTGATGGCCTTTGTGCATGTGTCCAATGCAGCTGTGTACAAGGTTGGGGACTCTGCAGGTTGGACCACCCTTGGTAACATAAACTACAAGCAGTGGGCTGCTATTAAGACCTTTGAAGTTGGTGACATTATCc GTTTTGAGTACaatgcacaatttcacaatgTGATGCGAGTAACGCATGCAATGTACAAGACATGCAATACATCAGCACCTTTGGCCACTTATACCACTGGAAATGACTCCATTACTATCACCACTCGTGGTCACCACTTCTTTTTCTGTGGTGTACCTGGCCACTGTCAAGCTGGACAGAAGGTTGACATTAATGTGCCTCGCAATATTTCAAGTACTGCTGTAACTCCATCTGCATTGATCTCTCCTAAGTCTCCTTCAGCTCCTTCTGCACTTGCTCCTTCTCCTAATAAGGCTGCTCCTACATTGAATACTCTCAAGGGTGGTTTTGGTATGCTTGGGTTTGCTATGGCATTTCTTGCACTTTTTGCTTCTGGCTGTGCTTAA